Part of the bacterium genome, GCGGCGGACCCGACCCCGGTGATCGTCAAAGCCGCGCAGGGCGACCCCCCGTGCGCGCTCTGTGTCGCCACCCTCGACATGTTTGTCGCCATCATGGGCGCGGAGGCCGGAAACCTCGCGCTCAAGGTGTTGGCCACCGGCGGCGTCTACGTGGCCGGGGGAATGCCGCGTCGAATCCTTCC contains:
- a CDS encoding glucokinase; protein product: AADPTPVIVKAAQGDPPCALCVATLDMFVAIMGAEAGNLALKVLATGGVYVAGGMPRRILPALTQGFMQSFRRKGRLVDLLGRVPVHIVLNPKVGLMGAASLGLSAGGDG